In the bacterium genome, ATCGACTGCGTCCTCCCTGTTGCGCCCTGAGCGGCGCCTGTTGCTAGAAGAAGAGGAGATGATCCGCGCCCTTGAGCTCGGCGTGGATCGTCTCCCACGGGACCACCTGCACCGTCGTGTCCGCGCCCATCGCCGAGGCGTCGGGCATGTCCGCCTCGGCCACCCCGAAGCGCGCGAGGTCCTCCTTGCAGACGAGGATCTTCAGGTCGCAGAGCAGCGCGTTCTGCAGGTGGTTCTCCGTGCTCGTGATCCCGTACGTCTCCATGGCCTTCTGGTTGTTCTTGCAGTTGAGCACGCCCTCGCCCACGAAGGCGACCACCGGCACGACCGCGTCACCGTCCTCGAGGTAGATGTCGACGGTCTGGCTCGCGATGGCGTGGGTCAGCGCGAGCTTCGGGTTCTCGCTCTTGTAGCCCAGGCGCTGCACGAGGAACGCCATCTTCGTCGTCTTGGCCATGATCACTCACCTCCGATGTGCAGCACCCGGTCGGCCGCGTGGCAGCTCGCCAGGTACCAGTCCATGCTCTTGCGGATGAATTTCGGGTGGTCGAACGTGTCCTCCTTGTGGAAGCCGCGCGCCTCGGCGCAGGCCTCGCAGGCGCAGCAGTTCAGGCCCTTCTCCATCGCCGCGCGCAGCCGCTTGTCGAGGTAGGAGTAGTCCTTGAAGGCCTTCTGCCCCTTCTTCGAGAGCGACGTGCCGTTGCCCGACACCCAGAAGTCCACCTGGTGCCCCTTCTCGACGGCGGCCTCCGCCAGCCGGACGGCGAAGTCCAGCGACATCGAGCCCACGAGGGACGAGAAACAACCGATCGTCAG is a window encoding:
- a CDS encoding DsrE family protein, with product MAKTTKMAFLVQRLGYKSENPKLALTHAIASQTVDIYLEDGDAVVPVVAFVGEGVLNCKNNQKAMETYGITSTENHLQNALLCDLKILVCKEDLARFGVAEADMPDASAMGADTTVQVVPWETIHAELKGADHLLFF
- a CDS encoding DsrE family protein, yielding MAKLTIGCFSSLVGSMSLDFAVRLAEAAVEKGHQVDFWVSGNGTSLSKKGQKAFKDYSYLDKRLRAAMEKGLNCCACEACAEARGFHKEDTFDHPKFIRKSMDWYLASCHAADRVLHIGGE